A segment of the Panacibacter ginsenosidivorans genome:
GTAAGTAAACCAAGAAGAAGAAATATTTTTTTCATGTAGTGCTGTATTGTTTTATTTATTGTGTTGCCAGCTTTTGAATAACTATCATGCCGTTGTTGTGTCACTCACTTCAACGTTCAGTTCAATATTGAACAGGAAGTATAAGAGTGCGACGCAACAGGCGATGCCACCTTCTTTGCAGTTGGGCTCATACTATTTCTATTTTACTAAATATGGCTCAATCTCTTTTTGCCAGATAGCATAACCTTTTGCGTTCATGTGCAATTTGTCTTCTATGTATATTCCGGGCATTAGTTTTCCGTCTTGTGTAAGCATTTTTGAAAACACATCTATAAAAGCTGTGTTCTTTTTGGAAGCAAGAAAACTTTTGATGAGTTTATTTGCCTCAATCATTTTGGGCATCAGCTTTTCGCGGCTTGGGCTTGGTTTGATTGAAATGAAATCAATTGGAACTTCATTCCAAACATGTCTAATGACATCGAACAAAGTAATAAAACGATTGGCAACAGTTTGAGCGGAAACAGTATCAACATAAGCAAGATCATTCTCACCACAATAGATAACAATCTGTTTTGGATGATAAGGAAAAATAACATCATCTGCATACATCGTTACATCCAGCAATGTAGAGCCACCAAAGCCGCGATTGATAATTGGGTAAGCAGGAAAATAATTTTGTACATCTGTCCATTTTGTAAAAGAAGAGCTGCCTACAAAAAGAATCTCGTTTTGTGAAGGCATTTGCGTGCTGTCTGCCTGCCTGAATTTTTGTATCTCACCTGCGAATGGTAAAGACACCTGTGCAAAAATGGTAGCTGAACAAAGGAATGCAATAAATAATGAAGCTAGAGATTTTGCAAGCATGATGAATCGTTTTCTTTGCGTCAAAAAGACGCAATAAATTTATTTGATTTTTTTCATACAGCGTAAATATTTACCAGCTAATATTTATTTGTTTTGGGGAATTAATTATCGTGCAGGTTTTTACAGGCGGTGCCGGCGAAGAATTTTTGAGTGATTGGTAGTATTTCTTATCATAAATATCATCAAGATTTTCCAATGCATTCAGCAATTGCACGTGGTCATCTCCGGTCAATACAGGTTTATAGTTAACATCGATCTTATTGATGGATTTATCAAACCCGTGAAGCATTAATTTTATATTGTGAAAATCAGACGTGTATGTTCCTTCCTGCGCAGATACGATTAATTGTTTTGAAATAGGATCAAACTCAATATTTCTTTTGCAGAAGTTTCCATTTTTATAAGCCATCGTATTGCCATCATCTTCGTAGTAAGTGAATGTATTTTTTTCTTTTCCATAGTAAACATGCAAAAACAAAGTATCAGCAGGTTTTTGCTTTGTTGACTGAACCAAACTTTGCATTGGAATAATTGCAGATGCCTTTATGTAAATGGGTAATTGGCATGCAGGGGTTTCCTGTGTAAATTCTTTTGGTGCTGTTATTTTTTTGTCGGTATAAATGTTATACCAATCTCCGTGCGGTAAATAAATTTTCTTTGATGTTTCTTTACTTGTGAGAGGCGCAACCAAAATAGCATCACCAAATAAAAACTGATATTGGTAGTTCAACTCATACACGTTCCCATCAAAAGGATAATTAATACTCAAACTTCTTTGAACTGGCAACCCTGTTTGCGACGCTTCATAAAAAG
Coding sequences within it:
- a CDS encoding GDSL-type esterase/lipase family protein, coding for MLAKSLASLFIAFLCSATIFAQVSLPFAGEIQKFRQADSTQMPSQNEILFVGSSSFTKWTDVQNYFPAYPIINRGFGGSTLLDVTMYADDVIFPYHPKQIVIYCGENDLAYVDTVSAQTVANRFITLFDVIRHVWNEVPIDFISIKPSPSREKLMPKMIEANKLIKSFLASKKNTAFIDVFSKMLTQDGKLMPGIYIEDKLHMNAKGYAIWQKEIEPYLVK